From a single Deinococcus humi genomic region:
- a CDS encoding nucleoside triphosphate pyrophosphohydrolase produces MGKLVRDRIPELFGGMSGVLDTEHFRAALHTKLGEEVSEYLESGEVLELADVLEVVYALARLDGVDTEQLETLRRQKAEERGAFAARLWWEPSSG; encoded by the coding sequence ATGGGCAAACTGGTTCGTGACCGGATTCCGGAACTTTTCGGCGGAATGTCTGGGGTTCTCGATACGGAACATTTTCGTGCCGCCCTCCACACCAAACTGGGCGAGGAGGTCAGTGAATACCTGGAATCGGGCGAGGTGCTCGAACTGGCAGACGTGCTGGAAGTCGTATATGCGCTGGCACGACTCGATGGTGTGGACACGGAGCAACTGGAGACGCTAAGGCGGCAAAAGGCAGAGGAGCGCGGTGCTTTCGCGGCGCGGTTGTGGTGGGAGCCGTCGTCTGGATGA
- the ffh gene encoding signal recognition particle protein, which produces MFESLGNKLQDILDRVGKERQLTESQVKAAMREIRMALLEADVNFGVAKEFVAKVSEKAVGQEVSGSLNSGQTVVKLVHDELIQTLGGKSVQPELKAEGNVWFMVGLQGAGKTTSTGKLAAHYKSKGRRVLLVAADTQRPAARDQLEVLAKQVGVPVLKVADGEAPAETRRRVDEHLKTDFRDLVIVDTAGRLQIDEALMDQLADLQAAMQPTETLLVVDAMTGQEALNVAQTFDTRVQVSGLIITKMDGDARGGAALSARSVTGKPIYFAGTSEKISGLDAFHPDRVAGRILGMGDVLGLIERAELADLKAMEVKKPGDFDLEDLLTQLRQIRKMGPLGDLLKLIPGMSRALPEGFNVDEKQIQRIDAMISSMTLKERRNPKVIDGRRRKRIAAGSGHSVQDINKLLKMHEQMKDMMKMLGRMGGKGPGGKPPRMPNLPPNVRR; this is translated from the coding sequence ATGTTTGAGTCGTTGGGCAACAAGTTGCAGGACATTCTGGACCGGGTGGGTAAGGAACGGCAGCTCACCGAGTCCCAGGTCAAGGCCGCCATGCGTGAGATCCGCATGGCCTTGCTGGAAGCCGATGTGAATTTCGGCGTCGCCAAGGAATTTGTGGCGAAGGTCTCCGAGAAAGCCGTGGGACAGGAGGTGTCGGGCAGCCTCAATTCCGGGCAGACCGTGGTCAAGCTGGTCCACGATGAGCTGATCCAGACGCTGGGCGGCAAATCGGTGCAGCCTGAATTGAAGGCTGAGGGCAACGTGTGGTTCATGGTGGGCCTGCAGGGAGCGGGCAAAACGACCAGCACCGGCAAACTGGCCGCGCACTACAAGAGCAAGGGCCGCCGCGTGCTGCTGGTGGCCGCCGACACCCAGCGCCCGGCGGCGCGGGATCAGCTGGAAGTGCTGGCCAAGCAGGTGGGCGTGCCCGTGTTGAAGGTGGCCGACGGGGAAGCCCCCGCCGAGACCCGCCGCCGCGTGGACGAGCACCTCAAGACCGACTTCCGCGATCTGGTGATCGTGGACACGGCTGGCCGCCTGCAGATTGACGAGGCGCTGATGGATCAGCTGGCTGATCTGCAGGCGGCCATGCAGCCCACCGAAACCCTGCTGGTGGTGGACGCCATGACCGGACAGGAAGCGCTGAATGTGGCGCAAACCTTCGACACGCGTGTGCAGGTGTCGGGCCTGATCATCACCAAGATGGACGGCGACGCGCGCGGTGGGGCCGCCCTCTCGGCCCGGAGCGTGACGGGCAAGCCCATCTACTTCGCCGGAACCAGCGAGAAGATCTCGGGCCTGGACGCCTTTCACCCCGACCGTGTGGCCGGGCGCATCCTGGGCATGGGCGACGTGCTGGGATTGATCGAGCGCGCCGAGCTGGCAGACCTTAAGGCGATGGAGGTCAAGAAGCCCGGTGACTTTGACCTGGAAGACCTGCTGACCCAGCTGCGTCAGATTCGCAAGATGGGGCCGCTAGGCGACCTGCTCAAGCTGATTCCCGGCATGAGCCGCGCGCTGCCTGAGGGCTTCAACGTGGACGAGAAGCAGATTCAGCGCATCGACGCCATGATTTCCAGCATGACCCTCAAGGAACGGCGCAACCCCAAGGTCATTGACGGGCGGCGGCGCAAGCGCATCGCAGCGGGCAGCGGCCATAGCGTGCAGGACATCAACAAGCTCCTTAAAATGCACGAGCAGATGAAGGACATGATGAAGATGCTGGGACGCATGGGCGGCAAGGGTCCAGGCGGCAAACCGCCACGTATGCCCAATCTGCCGCCCAACGTCCGCCGCTAA
- a CDS encoding alpha/beta fold hydrolase produces the protein MSETLREARLEAGNGPGEWIFSAQATFSSVDVPLRLGAQAWGALNAARDNAVLVCHYYTGTMRAAGTNPDGTPGWWAALIGPGRALDTDRFFVICMNTPSNVQAHDPGIVTTGPDTLRPDGERWGQRFPVWDFGDLHTIQLHLMRTLGVERWHAVVGPSLGGLQALQWAARCPELAPRVAAVAASPYIGPALREAFTPFLHQVAQVGGLDGALRMITFFGLGADGLESMFREVDFNSYLSSRSGTASLPHILDIARLVGTHDLSSVAPHPQLFTRWAGVGLNLLTVNIAVDQFFPAAEMRAFAQESALAGVAHTHLEFDSAQGHLGCVNDTVAFAAPLQNLLDTPTPSMLAGASAVDSKLSGM, from the coding sequence ATGAGCGAGACGCTGCGGGAGGCAAGACTGGAGGCGGGCAACGGGCCAGGCGAGTGGATCTTCTCGGCCCAGGCGACGTTTTCGAGTGTGGACGTGCCGCTGCGGCTGGGCGCGCAGGCGTGGGGCGCGCTCAATGCGGCGCGTGACAATGCCGTGCTGGTCTGTCATTACTACACCGGCACTATGCGCGCGGCGGGAACCAACCCGGACGGAACGCCCGGCTGGTGGGCCGCGTTGATCGGACCGGGACGGGCGCTGGACACGGACCGTTTTTTCGTGATCTGCATGAACACGCCGTCCAACGTCCAGGCGCATGATCCCGGCATCGTCACCACCGGGCCGGACACCCTCCGTCCAGACGGGGAGCGGTGGGGCCAGCGGTTTCCAGTCTGGGATTTCGGCGACCTGCACACCATTCAGCTGCACCTGATGCGGACGCTGGGTGTGGAGCGCTGGCATGCGGTGGTGGGTCCCAGTCTGGGCGGCTTGCAGGCCCTGCAGTGGGCCGCCCGTTGCCCCGAACTCGCGCCGCGCGTGGCGGCGGTGGCGGCCAGCCCATACATCGGCCCAGCTCTGCGTGAGGCTTTCACCCCCTTTTTGCATCAGGTGGCGCAGGTGGGCGGTCTAGACGGAGCCTTACGCATGATCACTTTCTTTGGCCTGGGCGCGGATGGCCTTGAGTCGATGTTCCGGGAGGTCGATTTCAACTCGTACCTGTCCTCCCGTTCGGGAACGGCCAGCCTGCCGCATATCCTGGACATCGCGCGGCTGGTGGGCACGCACGACCTGTCGTCAGTGGCCCCGCACCCCCAGCTGTTCACCCGCTGGGCTGGCGTGGGTTTGAATCTGCTGACTGTGAATATTGCCGTGGACCAGTTCTTTCCCGCCGCCGAGATGCGGGCTTTCGCCCAGGAGTCGGCATTGGCGGGGGTGGCCCACACCCATCTGGAATTTGATTCCGCGCAGGGTCACCTCGGCTGCGTCAACGACACGGTAGCCTTCGCCGCACCCCTGCAGAACCTGTTGGACACTCCCACCCCTTCGATGCTGGCTGGTGCGAGCGCAGTGGATAGCAAGTTGTCAGGAATGTAA
- a CDS encoding ABC transporter substrate-binding protein produces the protein MKTLLLTGVLLAVSGAGAVKVGVLIPLSGAGSVSGQAAKNGYELALAEINKAGGVLGKPLEVVYGDDASAAAKAVPEFVKLVTVDKVDFMAGGVSSAVSVALSGPAKQYNTFMAWIGAAATPVEDAFADHKYFFHYHPWSYYNFEAILDFFKTLKDKQGAKNIAIAYEDGPFGSAGIDATVDAFKKAGFNVVLTEKFKTGSGNFGPLVSKAKAAKPDIMYWVGYDTDALPLATEIKQQNLKLGLIYGTPPSWPVGFEKNPLANDIAGLSLWLPTSPNKESRAFVDAYKKKFSNVTEEYFAPLAYVNLKSLAAAINKAGSTDKDKVAAELAKTNMPTPFGTLTFSKSLKTQYQGFKAGNWLHFQFLNDTRAPVYPASFSQKPVVWGK, from the coding sequence ATGAAAACTCTACTTCTGACGGGCGTGCTGCTCGCGGTTTCCGGTGCGGGCGCGGTGAAAGTGGGCGTGCTGATTCCCCTCTCGGGGGCAGGCAGCGTTTCGGGCCAGGCGGCCAAGAACGGCTACGAACTGGCGCTGGCCGAGATCAACAAGGCCGGTGGCGTGCTGGGCAAGCCCCTGGAAGTGGTGTACGGCGACGATGCCAGTGCCGCAGCCAAAGCGGTACCAGAATTCGTGAAGTTGGTCACGGTGGACAAGGTGGACTTCATGGCGGGCGGCGTGAGCAGCGCGGTCAGCGTGGCCCTGTCCGGCCCGGCCAAGCAGTACAACACCTTCATGGCCTGGATCGGGGCCGCCGCCACGCCCGTCGAGGACGCCTTCGCCGACCACAAGTATTTCTTCCATTACCACCCCTGGTCCTACTACAATTTCGAGGCCATCCTGGACTTCTTCAAGACCCTCAAGGACAAGCAGGGGGCCAAGAACATCGCCATCGCCTATGAGGACGGTCCCTTCGGGAGCGCGGGCATCGACGCCACCGTGGACGCCTTCAAGAAGGCTGGCTTCAATGTCGTGCTGACCGAGAAGTTCAAGACCGGCAGCGGCAATTTCGGCCCACTGGTCAGCAAGGCCAAGGCCGCCAAGCCCGACATCATGTACTGGGTGGGCTACGACACCGACGCCCTGCCCCTGGCCACCGAGATCAAACAACAGAACCTCAAGCTGGGCCTGATCTACGGCACGCCGCCCAGCTGGCCGGTAGGCTTCGAGAAAAATCCTCTGGCCAACGACATCGCGGGCCTGAGCCTGTGGCTGCCCACCAGCCCCAACAAGGAAAGCCGCGCCTTTGTGGACGCCTACAAGAAGAAGTTCAGCAACGTCACCGAGGAATACTTCGCGCCGCTGGCCTACGTGAACTTGAAGTCGCTGGCCGCTGCCATCAACAAGGCGGGCAGCACCGACAAGGACAAGGTGGCCGCCGAACTCGCCAAGACCAACATGCCCACGCCCTTCGGCACGCTGACCTTCAGCAAGAGCCTCAAGACCCAGTACCAGGGGTTCAAGGCGGGCAACTGGTTACACTTCCAGTTCCTGAACGACACCCGCGCGCCGGTCTACCCAGCCAGCTTCTCCCAGAAGCCCGTCGTCTGGGGCAAATAA
- a CDS encoding alpha/beta fold hydrolase — translation MTLTSRTIQTPRLRTAVLERPAKGETKRRLLLVHGNVSDSEFFRDLMDTLPEDIHAVAPDLRGYGDSEARPIDARRGLRDWSDDLLALLDTLEWKDAHLLGWSMGGGVVMNVAVDAPARVQSLTLVAPVSPYGFGGTHGADGTPNTPDFAGSGGGTVNAAFVAAVAAGDRSDTAGSPRDVMRKFYFNAAQFQPRADKEEAWVTSMLKTRTGEGFYPGDMTASEHWPNVAPGTAGVANAFSSRYMNLSAFAELNPPPPVLWVRGDADAIVGNASLFDLAQLGALGAVPGWPGLDACPPQPMLTQTRAVLERGEANGGQWRELVLPGVGHSPFIEAPDEFRTALLEHLGGS, via the coding sequence ATGACGCTCACCTCACGAACAATTCAGACCCCGCGCCTGAGGACCGCCGTGCTGGAGCGGCCTGCGAAGGGCGAGACGAAACGCCGACTGCTGCTGGTTCACGGCAACGTGTCCGACAGCGAATTCTTCCGTGACCTGATGGACACGTTGCCGGAAGACATTCATGCTGTCGCCCCCGACCTGCGCGGCTACGGCGACAGCGAGGCCAGACCGATCGACGCCAGACGTGGCCTGCGTGACTGGTCCGACGATCTGCTGGCGTTGCTGGACACCCTGGAGTGGAAGGACGCTCATCTGCTGGGCTGGAGCATGGGTGGGGGCGTCGTCATGAACGTGGCGGTGGACGCTCCGGCACGAGTTCAGTCCCTGACGCTGGTGGCCCCGGTCAGTCCCTACGGCTTCGGCGGCACGCACGGCGCGGACGGCACGCCCAACACGCCGGATTTCGCAGGTTCGGGCGGCGGCACGGTCAATGCCGCCTTCGTCGCGGCGGTGGCCGCCGGGGACCGCTCGGACACGGCAGGCAGCCCCCGCGACGTGATGCGCAAGTTCTACTTCAACGCCGCCCAGTTTCAACCCCGTGCGGACAAAGAAGAGGCGTGGGTTACGTCGATGCTCAAGACCCGCACGGGTGAAGGCTTCTACCCCGGCGACATGACCGCCAGCGAACACTGGCCGAATGTCGCGCCGGGAACGGCGGGGGTGGCCAATGCTTTCAGTTCCAGGTACATGAACCTGTCGGCGTTCGCGGAGTTGAATCCGCCGCCGCCCGTGCTGTGGGTGCGGGGGGACGCCGACGCCATCGTGGGGAACGCCAGCCTGTTCGATCTGGCCCAGCTGGGCGCTCTGGGCGCCGTACCCGGCTGGCCCGGCCTGGACGCCTGCCCACCCCAGCCGATGCTGACGCAGACGCGAGCGGTGCTGGAACGCGGCGAGGCCAACGGCGGCCAGTGGCGCGAACTGGTGCTGCCCGGGGTGGGCCACTCGCCCTTCATTGAGGCGCCGGACGAGTTCAGGACGGCCCTGCTGGAGCATCTGGGCGGCAGCTAG
- a CDS encoding branched-chain amino acid ABC transporter permease codes for MDLFLQTLLNGLLQSGIYALVASGLALAVGVVGIVNFAHGEFLMIGAFMAWAASAFLGVDPLLSLPLVAVAVFGVGALTYRVSIRHVLLAPELNQMLLTFGLGILLQNLALMLLGGNTRTVTTPYQASSLTIGELSIGGPKAIAFGLAVVLLGALYFTLYRTVLGRQMRAVAQNRRGAQLIGIPVDRVYLIAFGVSCGLAAVAGVLVSVLLFASPTVGLVFALKAFAIIVMAGLGNLTGVLWASVILGLSEALVQTYVPGGGGWSDAVFFLMIFGTLVLRSFRKAA; via the coding sequence ATGGACCTCTTTTTACAAACCCTGCTCAATGGCCTGCTGCAAAGCGGGATCTACGCGCTGGTGGCCTCCGGGCTGGCGCTGGCGGTGGGCGTGGTGGGCATCGTCAACTTCGCGCACGGCGAGTTCCTGATGATCGGGGCCTTCATGGCCTGGGCGGCCAGTGCCTTTCTGGGCGTGGACCCACTGCTGTCGCTGCCCCTGGTGGCGGTGGCGGTCTTCGGCGTGGGCGCCCTGACCTACCGGGTCAGCATCCGGCATGTGCTGCTGGCCCCCGAATTAAACCAGATGCTGCTGACCTTCGGGCTGGGCATCCTGCTGCAAAACCTGGCGCTGATGCTGCTGGGCGGCAACACCCGGACCGTGACCACGCCGTACCAAGCCAGCAGCCTCACCATCGGCGAACTGAGCATCGGCGGCCCCAAGGCGATTGCCTTCGGGCTGGCCGTGGTCCTGCTGGGAGCGCTGTACTTCACGCTGTACCGAACCGTCCTGGGCCGCCAGATGCGCGCGGTGGCGCAGAACCGGCGGGGCGCTCAACTGATCGGCATTCCGGTGGACCGGGTTTACCTGATTGCCTTCGGAGTGTCGTGCGGGCTGGCGGCAGTGGCCGGCGTGCTGGTCAGCGTCCTGCTGTTTGCCTCGCCCACCGTGGGGCTGGTCTTTGCCCTGAAGGCCTTTGCCATCATCGTGATGGCGGGGCTGGGCAATCTGACCGGCGTGCTGTGGGCCTCGGTGATCCTGGGCCTGTCTGAGGCGCTGGTGCAGACGTACGTGCCGGGCGGCGGAGGCTGGAGCGACGCGGTGTTCTTCCTGATGATCTTCGGCACGCTGGTTCTCCGCTCCTTCAGGAAGGCTGCATGA
- a CDS encoding branched-chain amino acid ABC transporter permease, translated as MRAPVSRRQAARKPDVTAVALIPLAIFFALALVFPFLPLGDRGAFLLQIGFFTLVAGIMALSWDILARSGQVSLAHAAFYGLGAYGYALLLKTGLAWPLAMPLAALGAGVVSLILGAVTMRLSGMYFAIATLAFTEVVRTVIQNLPEDVAGGANGLLVPALLGGNPRGQYLLALALLVLTAGVSLAVRMGRLHHAFAAIRQGEETARVLGVSTVRYKLAAFFISSVLAALAGVLYAGKTFFISPLDTFSLANSIAPLTTSIFGGLYTTLGPILGATVLRVAEEALHNAVKNGYLVVYGLVLMLSILWLPRGLMGLFRRGRHGGDV; from the coding sequence ATGAGGGCACCTGTCTCCAGACGGCAGGCCGCCCGCAAACCGGACGTTACGGCTGTGGCCCTGATCCCGCTGGCGATCTTCTTCGCGCTGGCCCTGGTCTTTCCCTTTCTCCCGCTGGGCGACAGGGGGGCGTTCCTGCTGCAGATCGGCTTCTTCACGCTGGTGGCCGGAATCATGGCGCTGTCGTGGGACATTCTGGCGCGGAGCGGGCAGGTCAGCCTGGCGCACGCGGCGTTCTACGGGCTGGGCGCTTACGGCTATGCGCTGCTGCTGAAAACCGGCCTGGCATGGCCGCTGGCGATGCCTCTGGCGGCGCTGGGCGCGGGCGTGGTCAGCCTGATTCTGGGCGCGGTCACCATGCGCCTGAGCGGCATGTACTTTGCCATCGCCACCCTGGCCTTTACCGAGGTGGTGCGGACGGTCATCCAGAACCTGCCGGAGGATGTGGCGGGCGGCGCGAACGGCCTGCTGGTTCCAGCGCTGCTGGGAGGCAACCCGCGTGGTCAGTACCTGCTGGCGCTGGCGCTGCTTGTACTGACCGCTGGGGTCAGCCTAGCCGTCCGGATGGGCCGACTGCATCACGCCTTCGCCGCCATCCGGCAGGGTGAGGAAACTGCGCGGGTGCTGGGCGTCTCCACCGTGCGCTACAAGCTGGCGGCCTTCTTCATCTCCAGCGTGCTGGCGGCGCTGGCCGGGGTGCTATACGCGGGCAAGACCTTCTTCATCAGCCCGCTCGACACCTTCAGCCTCGCCAATTCCATCGCGCCGCTGACCACCAGCATTTTCGGGGGGCTGTACACCACGCTGGGGCCGATCCTGGGCGCAACGGTCCTACGGGTGGCCGAGGAAGCGCTGCACAACGCCGTCAAGAACGGCTATCTGGTGGTGTACGGCCTGGTGCTGATGCTCAGTATCCTGTGGCTGCCGCGCGGACTGATGGGCCTGTTCCGGCGCGGGCGGCACGGAGGCGATGTATGA
- a CDS encoding ABC transporter ATP-binding protein — protein sequence MTGNVVLRADGLSKRFGGLQAVKDVTFNHHDGEILAVIGPNGAGKTTLLNLLSGVYRPSTGRLELLGEDVTHLPMEHRCHAGLGRAFQVVRPFPEMTVHENVTVGALFGKPGTTLPQARERAYDLLERTGLADQAARAAHELTLLQDKRMEIARALATNPRVLLLDEVMAGLRPGEAAEAVDLVRSVRADGVSVLFIEHIMPVVRDLADRVVVMDQGQVIAHGTYREVTAHPQVVAAYLGTEEGLGA from the coding sequence ATGACTGGCAACGTCGTGCTCCGGGCCGATGGCCTGAGCAAACGCTTCGGTGGCCTTCAGGCCGTCAAGGACGTGACCTTTAACCACCACGACGGCGAGATTCTGGCCGTCATCGGGCCGAACGGGGCGGGCAAGACCACCCTGCTGAACCTGCTGTCGGGGGTCTACCGCCCCAGCACAGGACGCCTGGAACTGCTGGGTGAGGACGTGACGCACCTGCCGATGGAGCACCGCTGCCACGCCGGACTGGGCCGTGCCTTCCAGGTGGTGCGCCCCTTCCCGGAAATGACCGTTCACGAGAACGTGACGGTGGGCGCGCTGTTTGGAAAACCCGGCACCACCTTGCCGCAGGCGCGCGAACGAGCCTATGACCTGCTGGAGCGTACTGGCCTGGCCGATCAGGCGGCCCGCGCCGCCCACGAGCTGACCCTGCTGCAGGACAAGCGCATGGAAATCGCCCGCGCCCTGGCAACAAACCCCCGCGTCCTGCTGCTGGACGAGGTGATGGCTGGTCTGCGTCCCGGTGAGGCGGCGGAGGCGGTGGATCTGGTGCGCAGCGTCCGGGCCGACGGCGTCAGCGTGCTGTTTATCGAGCACATCATGCCGGTGGTGCGCGATCTGGCAGACCGCGTGGTGGTCATGGATCAGGGTCAGGTCATCGCCCACGGTACTTACCGCGAGGTCACTGCGCACCCGCAGGTGGTGGCCGCTTACCTGGGCACGGAAGAGGGGTTAGGAGCGTGA
- a CDS encoding ABC transporter ATP-binding protein, which produces MTIQQGQELLIENLAAGYGKIGVLWDVNVRVGPGEFVAMIGANGAGKTTTLRAVSGVVRPTGGSIRLGGQNITRATPSQIVGLGLGHVPEGRELFGLMTVRENLELGAAMRPEARAKAAQTLEYVYSLFPRLAERAGQLAGTLSGGEQQMVAVGRALMGCPSVLVVDEPSLGLSPLMTQTVFGALKAVHAEGVSVLLVEQNVGLSLKLAQRAYVLENGEVVKEGTGTALLADPGVREAYLAL; this is translated from the coding sequence ATGACTATCCAGCAAGGACAGGAACTGCTGATCGAAAATCTGGCCGCAGGCTACGGCAAGATTGGGGTGCTTTGGGACGTGAACGTGCGCGTTGGTCCGGGAGAGTTCGTCGCCATGATCGGGGCGAACGGGGCGGGCAAGACCACGACCCTACGGGCAGTCAGCGGCGTGGTGCGGCCCACAGGCGGCAGCATTCGCCTGGGCGGGCAGAACATCACCCGCGCCACACCCTCGCAGATCGTGGGCCTGGGGCTGGGCCACGTTCCAGAAGGCCGCGAACTGTTCGGCCTGATGACCGTGCGCGAGAATCTGGAACTGGGCGCGGCCATGCGCCCCGAAGCCCGCGCAAAGGCGGCGCAGACACTGGAATACGTCTACTCGCTGTTTCCGCGTTTGGCCGAACGCGCCGGGCAACTGGCCGGCACCCTGTCGGGCGGTGAGCAGCAGATGGTGGCGGTGGGCCGCGCCCTGATGGGCTGTCCCAGCGTGCTGGTGGTGGACGAGCCCAGCCTGGGCCTCTCTCCCTTGATGACCCAGACCGTATTCGGGGCATTGAAAGCCGTCCATGCCGAGGGCGTCAGTGTGCTGCTGGTGGAACAGAACGTGGGCCTGAGCCTCAAGCTGGCCCAGCGCGCCTACGTGCTGGAAAATGGCGAGGTGGTCAAGGAGGGCACGGGTACGGCGCTACTGGCCGATCCCGGCGTGCGGGAAGCGTATCTGGCGCTGTAA